AAGGCTGTTTACTAACTGATAAAATAGTTATTTTAGCATGCTGCTGGATCTTTGTTTGCTAATAAGCATCTGGCGTTCTGGTTCATGTTTTATTCGGTCAGCTAGCCGATTTGAACCTTCTTATGTTTTATTGTCGCACTAGTGACtgatgcatttttttgtgttcATTCCTGGAGTCTGGTGTGTCTTATTTTAGTTGCTCGTGCCCATCTCATTCGCAGCAACTAAAAAAACAGATAGAACAGTGATTGTGTTGGCGGACGGTCtgtatgcatttttttcttactgGATGATTAAAACTTTGTAGGATTGCCATTAAAGATGTTCTTTCCCTGATTATATCCTGTGTCGTTTTGTCATAGTACATGTAGAGCATGGGGGCATCCGATTACGATGTATCTGATGTTCCTGTGATCAGAAGCTCAACCTTTTCAAATGGCTGGCAGACTGATGGCATCAAAATACTCTGGGGATGCCGGCAACTTTACAGGGACCCTtttgattacatttttaatattccTGACCGGAATTACTGCTCCCACATTTAAGGGCAACCCTGGGAACACAGGTGCTAGTAAACCTCTTTGTAGTCACTCAGAGTAAATACCTGTCACTGGCTCTTGGCAAACAGGCCACTTTGTAAAAACAACTTGGAAAAAGctttaattaaaacatttttttaaattcacaCAGAATCcatataaaaaaatactaaaTAGAAACTCTTGCATTGTGAATAGCTTTATCCAAACCAGCTGGCATATCAGTTTTGGGCCCAAGGTGAAGTTTACACGTCACACTGATAAATTTACAAGTATTTGCTTATTTGGTCACGCCCGGCCTCATTCGCAAAGTGCAAGAGGAATCCTTCAGAACCTGTCTGTCTAAGCTGACCACATAGAACTGACTGACTACACAGACCTGACTGGCATGATGGGTGCGGGGAACAGATGAGCTTCGGCTGAAGAGATGCCAAGGTTCTGTGTCTCACAGGATAGCCAGCTATGCTACGATTCCATACAAGTAAACATGCCACAGCAATGTTGCAAACGTGAAACTGGAAGGATTCAGAATACAGTACCTATAATGAATGTCTTTGGCTCAGTTATGCAGAAGCTTTTGCAAAATATTCCATCTGTGAATAGATGGAAGAAGGCACATGTCCCTCCTACAGGCCTAGTTGTAGTGTAGAGTTATTACACTTGTGTCCTTGACTCTTATAAAAATTCCACAGCAAGTACTGTTGTTTCGGCTCTAGTCTGTGTAGCACCAGAACCCCCCAGTAGATGCAGGGGTGCTGTGAAGGGTCGAATTCAATGGGCATGAAGCCCTGGTGATGCCTGGCACTGATATTAGCTACCTGGGCACACATGCCCACATAGACATCATCAATGGGAAAGAGCAGCACTTCAGAGGAGGCTTGCAGCAGCAGGCGGATGGTTTCATTGGACATCAGGTAGCCACCTCCCCCCATGTATGGAGGATAGACCCCAGAGTACAGTGACCACGGAACGTAGTATTTGTTCCACCGCGAGCGTACAGGGAATGTGTTAACAAAGAGGCGACCCATATACAGAGGCTCTGCGTGGGTCGCAGGTCCCCGCAGGAAGTGCAGCACACGCTCCACGTCAACAAACACGTCGTCGTCCCCTTTGAGCACATAATGGGTGGAGCCCCGGCAGTGGTCCTGGAACCAGTGCCAGAAGAGGAGCTCC
The sequence above is a segment of the Brienomyrus brachyistius isolate T26 chromosome 12, BBRACH_0.4, whole genome shotgun sequence genome. Coding sequences within it:
- the LOC125704393 gene encoding N-acetyllactosaminide beta-1,3-N-acetylglucosaminyltransferase 4-like isoform X2; this encodes MQQEMAAQLNKTLSLPRRLLYTVFFLSTSTLLLILFYSDGLASEWQSSLHQAFLLSRHVKAYPLLHGPRICPSQRPITLLLALKSHISNFEQRQAIRNTWGKDRFQSEQVVRRVFLLSIPDKGMGPYAATLNSMVMEENNLYRDILQWDFQESFYNVTLKELLFWHWFQDHCRGSTHYVLKGDDDVFVDVERVLHFLRGPATHAEPLYMGRLFVNTFPVRSRWNKYYVPWSLYSGVYPPYMGGGGYLMSNETIRLLLQASSEVLLFPIDDVYVGMCAQVANISARHHQGFMPIEFDPSQHPCIYWGVLVLHRLEPKQQYLLWNFYKSQGHKCNNSTLQLGL